In Roseofilum reptotaenium CS-1145, a single genomic region encodes these proteins:
- a CDS encoding choice-of-anchor K domain-containing protein, which yields MHQATAKLSAIALTATLGFLATPAEAYTLAGSSADWSNPESSRFSDIDQGTYGGYEAILWGGLFDKPHEKSGLGYKGKTDVDFELGEAFKVGHILHQNEQTPFLTKFKGVDLSLTLDFALPDFEETLNFDLTVDETFNLFWNRPDKVKIDPASISAMVEADGMKYQLDLWFGNVENVNGTLITKEGKSKKRGVWAKVQKVPEPATVLGLLSVGLIGMSLKRKQEC from the coding sequence ATGCATCAAGCCACTGCCAAATTATCAGCGATCGCCCTAACTGCAACCCTGGGATTTTTAGCAACTCCGGCTGAGGCTTATACTCTAGCTGGATCGTCAGCCGATTGGTCAAATCCTGAGAGCAGTCGTTTTTCTGATATTGACCAGGGAACGTATGGCGGTTATGAAGCTATTCTGTGGGGAGGACTATTTGATAAACCCCACGAAAAAAGTGGGCTAGGCTACAAGGGAAAAACTGATGTTGACTTCGAGCTTGGAGAAGCCTTTAAAGTGGGTCATATTCTGCATCAGAATGAACAGACTCCTTTCTTGACAAAGTTTAAAGGGGTAGATCTAAGCCTTACTTTAGATTTTGCCTTGCCTGACTTTGAAGAAACTCTAAATTTTGATTTAACTGTTGACGAAACCTTTAATCTTTTTTGGAACCGACCTGACAAAGTAAAAATAGACCCAGCTTCTATCTCTGCCATGGTAGAAGCTGATGGGATGAAATATCAATTAGATCTTTGGTTTGGAAACGTAGAAAACGTTAACGGAACCCTAATTACCAAAGAGGGGAAATCCAAAAAACGTGGAGTGTGGGCGAAAGTTCAAAAGGTTCCTGAACCCGCTACAGTGCTTGGGCTTTTGAGTGTGGGACTTATCGGGATGAGCTTAAAGCGCAAGCAAGAATGCTAG
- a CDS encoding DnaJ domain-containing protein has product MDIAYYYRVLSLKPGASFAEVKASYRRLARGCHPDVNPGDRQAKEKFIQLTQAYEILLKEISEVANTEIGFEAFSHSSPEPTVTPTPSPAPGPRKVKIPPLNPQDKRLKQSAYEQLREFLKTKRFPRAIALVEALRDRLPIDPEVRQWQAITYQSYGQHLLKQNQLEKAQLYLQRARRTDPHNRRLCLEVEQNLNQLGIQSAHQQV; this is encoded by the coding sequence ATGGATATTGCCTATTATTACCGAGTGTTGAGCTTAAAACCAGGGGCCTCGTTTGCGGAGGTTAAGGCTTCCTATCGGCGTTTGGCGCGAGGATGTCATCCTGATGTTAATCCGGGAGATAGACAAGCCAAGGAAAAGTTTATTCAACTCACGCAAGCCTATGAAATTCTCTTAAAAGAAATTTCTGAGGTAGCCAATACAGAAATAGGATTTGAAGCGTTTTCTCACTCTTCCCCTGAACCCACCGTAACGCCTACTCCCTCCCCTGCGCCTGGTCCCCGCAAGGTGAAAATTCCTCCCTTAAACCCCCAGGATAAACGGCTAAAGCAAAGTGCCTATGAGCAATTACGAGAGTTTTTAAAAACGAAGCGCTTTCCCCGGGCGATCGCCTTAGTGGAAGCTCTACGCGATCGCCTCCCCATCGATCCAGAAGTCCGTCAATGGCAGGCGATTACTTATCAATCCTACGGTCAACATTTACTGAAACAAAATCAACTCGAAAAGGCGCAACTCTATCTGCAAAGAGCCAGACGCACGGACCCCCACAACCGCCGTTTGTGCCTAGAAGTTGAACAAAACCTCAACCAGTTGGGAATCCAATCTGCCCATCAACAAGTGTAA
- a CDS encoding 2-succinylbenzoate--CoA ligase, translated as MVKTAIADLVQSFHLVCPQSDRLYPLFWEKYQHLGQYATPPRLLLNESEPVPFLAGFFAAIAAQTPVFLGNPQWQASEWQQVWEQVQPQLVWGTVPCSPIEAPPPPPFSGTVMIATGGSSGKIRFAMHTWGTLSASVEGFTRYFNGSEYIHSPQSPLKNEMLIRLRTEEFVPSDAIDCCCTLPLYHVSGLMQVMRTFLTGGTLALVPYLSLTDFLPFNPQNYFISLVPTQLKRLLSNSCSCLSQFRAVLLGGAPAWPELLQQAKQAKIPVALTYGMTETASQVATLKPDRFFAGNISCGQPLPHAQITIQDDEGNSLPTLQPGRVAIASPSLALGYFPHLFPGDRSFLTDDMGYFDNEKYLYILGRHSQTIMTGGEKVFPQEVEAAIRATQLVQDVAVMGLPDADWGERVTAVYVPQNEYVTSDTVKEAIAPHLSRYKQPKTWVAVEKLPRSPQGKLNQATLRKLIARINH; from the coding sequence ATGGTTAAGACGGCGATCGCTGATTTAGTCCAATCCTTTCACCTGGTTTGTCCCCAGAGCGATCGCCTTTATCCCCTATTCTGGGAAAAATATCAGCATTTGGGCCAATATGCCACTCCTCCCAGACTGCTGCTCAATGAATCTGAACCTGTTCCTTTCCTCGCAGGGTTTTTCGCTGCTATTGCCGCCCAAACCCCAGTGTTTCTCGGTAACCCCCAGTGGCAAGCTTCAGAATGGCAACAAGTGTGGGAACAGGTTCAACCCCAACTGGTTTGGGGAACGGTTCCCTGTTCCCCAATAGAAGCGCCGCCACCTCCGCCCTTTTCTGGTACTGTGATGATTGCGACAGGAGGATCGTCGGGAAAGATTCGCTTTGCAATGCATACCTGGGGAACCCTCAGCGCTTCTGTTGAAGGGTTTACCCGCTATTTTAACGGTTCAGAATATATTCATTCCCCTCAATCACCCTTAAAAAACGAGATGTTGATCCGTTTGAGAACAGAGGAATTTGTGCCCTCTGATGCTATTGACTGCTGTTGCACGCTTCCCCTCTACCATGTCAGTGGACTGATGCAAGTGATGCGAACCTTTCTCACAGGAGGCACTCTAGCCCTTGTGCCGTATCTTTCTCTGACGGATTTCCTTCCTTTTAATCCGCAAAATTACTTTATTTCTCTGGTTCCTACCCAACTTAAGCGCTTGTTATCCAATTCTTGCTCTTGCTTATCTCAATTTCGGGCGGTTCTGTTGGGAGGAGCGCCGGCTTGGCCAGAATTATTGCAACAGGCTAAACAGGCTAAAATACCTGTGGCACTCACCTATGGCATGACGGAAACGGCTTCCCAAGTGGCAACCCTGAAACCTGATCGCTTTTTTGCGGGTAATATTAGTTGCGGTCAACCCCTACCCCATGCTCAAATTACTATCCAAGATGATGAGGGGAACTCTTTACCCACGCTGCAACCGGGACGAGTGGCGATCGCCTCCCCATCCCTGGCTTTAGGCTATTTCCCCCATCTCTTTCCCGGCGATCGCTCCTTCTTAACGGATGATATGGGTTATTTTGATAACGAAAAATACCTGTATATTCTCGGTCGTCACAGCCAGACGATCATGACTGGGGGAGAGAAAGTTTTTCCCCAGGAAGTGGAAGCGGCAATCCGGGCAACACAATTAGTTCAAGATGTAGCAGTCATGGGTCTTCCTGATGCAGACTGGGGGGAACGGGTCACGGCGGTATATGTGCCCCAGAATGAATATGTAACTTCAGACACGGTAAAGGAGGCGATCGCACCCCATCTCAGCCGTTATAAGCAACCCAAGACTTGGGTTGCAGTTGAGAAACTTCCCCGATCTCCCCAAGGCAAGCTTAATCAAGCTACCTTGCGCAAGCTAATCGCACGAATCAACCATTAA
- a CDS encoding 3'-5' exonuclease translates to MPKLDRIVVIDIEATCWRKRSPPGEHHEIIEVGIATVDLTLGKPLEKDSILVKPTLSKVSEFCTQLTTLTQEQVDTGVSFREACDRLQSEYHTHKRVWASYGNYDRTQFEKQCEMLEVPYPFSTRHINIKTLLTVLHGLPKEVGMAQALDLLNLPLIGTHHRGIDDAWNIAHILAHLMAAYRNGNG, encoded by the coding sequence ATGCCTAAACTCGATCGTATTGTTGTTATTGATATTGAAGCCACCTGCTGGCGTAAACGATCGCCACCTGGCGAACACCATGAAATCATTGAAGTGGGTATTGCTACGGTTGATTTAACCTTGGGTAAGCCTTTAGAAAAGGATAGTATTTTAGTTAAACCGACACTTTCTAAGGTGAGTGAGTTTTGTACTCAACTGACTACATTAACTCAAGAGCAAGTGGATACGGGAGTGAGCTTTCGGGAAGCGTGCGATCGCCTGCAAAGTGAGTATCACACCCATAAGCGAGTTTGGGCAAGTTATGGTAACTACGATCGCACTCAGTTTGAGAAGCAATGTGAAATGCTGGAAGTGCCCTATCCCTTTAGCACTCGACATATTAATATTAAAACTCTCTTGACGGTTCTCCACGGTTTACCGAAAGAAGTGGGGATGGCGCAAGCCTTAGACTTGCTGAATCTTCCTCTGATCGGAACCCACCATCGAGGGATTGATGATGCGTGGAATATTGCCCATATTCTGGCCCATTTAATGGCAGCCTATAGGAATGGTAATGGGTAA
- a CDS encoding ATP-dependent Clp protease proteolytic subunit, protein MPIGVPSVPYRLPGSPYERWINIYDRLYQERIIFLGREVTDSLANQLVAVMLYLDSDDQNKPIYLYINSPGGSVTAGMAIYDTMQHIKSEVITICVGLAASMGAFLLAAGSPGKRLALPHSRIMIHQPLGGVGRRQATDIQIEAQQILRTRSQLNELMAKHTKQPLEKIEKDTDRDYFMSSEEAKEYGLIDKVIVDRV, encoded by the coding sequence ATGCCTATCGGTGTTCCTAGTGTTCCCTATCGTCTCCCTGGAAGTCCTTATGAGCGGTGGATTAATATTTACGATCGCCTCTATCAAGAGCGGATCATCTTTCTCGGCCGTGAAGTTACGGATAGTTTAGCCAACCAACTGGTAGCGGTAATGCTCTATTTAGACTCCGATGACCAGAATAAGCCCATTTACTTGTACATTAATTCTCCTGGTGGTTCGGTGACCGCAGGCATGGCCATTTACGATACCATGCAGCACATTAAATCAGAAGTGATCACCATCTGTGTAGGGTTAGCCGCTTCCATGGGAGCCTTCTTATTGGCGGCGGGGAGTCCAGGTAAACGGTTGGCACTGCCCCATTCTCGGATCATGATTCACCAACCCCTCGGCGGTGTAGGGAGACGACAAGCGACGGATATTCAAATTGAAGCTCAACAAATTCTCCGCACTCGCTCGCAGTTGAATGAGCTAATGGCGAAACACACCAAACAACCCCTAGAGAAAATTGAAAAGGATACCGATCGCGATTATTTCATGTCTTCTGAAGAGGCCAAAGAGTATGGTCTCATCGATAAGGTGATCGTAGACCGGGTTTAG
- a CDS encoding potassium channel family protein translates to MQRELIVGVLALGFVCMWGTIGYMVLEKWSFPDAFYMTIITLTTVGYGEVEPMESRGRIFTIALIFFGVISIGYIVNRFTEAFLQGYFQDGIRLRQKQKVLKNLINHYIICGFGRTGQQIALEFHEEGVPFVIVDSSPEALEAAQSLGYLILQGDATLDDTLHRAGINQACCLVAALPSDAQNLYTVLSAKSLNSQIRTIARVSTDEAALKLYRGGADAVVSPYTTAGRKMATAALRPQVMHFVDGMITGKNRSLLIEEFGIDSDRCPYIGQSLQQMQLRSRSGVLVLAIRRQDGTVIGAPTGETLLLPQDLLICMGTSEQIRRLKQLLSPLNPHG, encoded by the coding sequence ATGCAACGAGAACTTATAGTCGGTGTTCTTGCCCTAGGGTTCGTTTGCATGTGGGGAACCATCGGCTATATGGTTCTAGAAAAATGGTCTTTTCCTGATGCCTTTTATATGACCATTATTACCCTAACAACGGTGGGTTATGGCGAAGTAGAGCCAATGGAATCACGAGGGAGAATCTTTACCATCGCCCTGATTTTTTTTGGAGTGATTAGCATTGGGTATATTGTCAATCGATTTACAGAAGCCTTCCTGCAAGGCTATTTTCAAGATGGAATACGTTTGCGACAAAAACAGAAAGTGCTGAAAAACTTAATCAACCATTATATTATTTGCGGTTTTGGTCGTACTGGGCAACAGATTGCCCTAGAATTCCATGAAGAAGGCGTTCCCTTTGTCATTGTTGACTCTTCACCAGAAGCTCTAGAAGCGGCTCAAAGTTTAGGGTATCTTATCCTCCAAGGAGATGCCACCCTAGATGATACGTTGCATAGAGCAGGCATTAATCAAGCCTGTTGTTTGGTTGCTGCTCTACCTTCTGATGCACAGAATCTCTACACAGTTTTATCAGCCAAAAGTCTCAATAGCCAAATCAGGACGATCGCCCGCGTTAGTACCGATGAAGCAGCACTGAAACTCTACCGAGGAGGAGCGGATGCCGTTGTTTCTCCTTATACGACGGCTGGACGCAAAATGGCGACTGCTGCCTTACGACCTCAAGTGATGCATTTCGTTGATGGTATGATCACGGGTAAAAATCGCTCCTTATTGATTGAAGAATTCGGGATTGATAGCGATCGCTGTCCCTATATTGGCCAATCGCTTCAACAAATGCAACTGCGATCGCGCTCTGGCGTTCTTGTCCTCGCCATCCGTCGCCAAGATGGAACCGTCATCGGAGCGCCAACAGGAGAAACTTTGCTACTCCCCCAAGACTTACTCATTTGTATGGGAACCTCCGAACAAATTCGGCGCTTAAAACAACTGCTCTCTCCCCTAAATCCTCACGGTTAA
- a CDS encoding ATP-dependent Clp protease proteolytic subunit translates to MDTPIKAVQSPYYGDAYYRTPPPDLASLLLKERIVYLGMPLFSDDQVKQQVGIDVTELIIAQLLYLQFDSPEKPIYFYINSTGTSWYGGEAVGFETEAFAICDTLSYIKPPVHTICIGQAMGTASMILSAGTKGCRASLGHATIVLNQPRTGTQGQATDIQIRAKEVIDNKQTMLSILSQNTGQTVEKIAKDTDRMFYLTPEEAQEYGLIDKVLTSSKDLPQPMPAMSS, encoded by the coding sequence ATGGATACACCGATTAAGGCCGTACAATCTCCCTACTATGGAGATGCCTATTATCGAACGCCCCCCCCAGATCTAGCCTCCTTACTCCTCAAGGAGCGCATCGTTTATTTGGGGATGCCCCTATTTTCCGACGATCAAGTCAAACAACAAGTTGGGATCGATGTCACCGAACTGATTATCGCCCAACTGTTGTATCTACAGTTTGACAGTCCCGAAAAACCGATCTACTTCTACATCAACTCCACTGGAACCTCCTGGTATGGAGGAGAAGCCGTTGGTTTTGAAACTGAAGCCTTCGCCATCTGCGATACCCTCAGTTATATTAAACCTCCCGTGCATACCATTTGCATTGGTCAAGCCATGGGAACTGCATCCATGATCCTCTCGGCTGGGACTAAAGGCTGTCGTGCTAGTCTGGGCCATGCTACCATCGTCCTCAATCAACCGCGCACAGGTACACAAGGGCAAGCCACGGATATTCAAATTCGGGCGAAGGAAGTGATCGACAATAAACAGACGATGCTCTCGATCTTGTCCCAAAATACGGGCCAAACTGTAGAGAAAATTGCCAAAGATACCGATCGCATGTTCTACCTGACTCCTGAAGAAGCCCAAGAATATGGATTGATTGATAAAGTATTAACCAGTAGCAAGGATCTTCCCCAACCCATGCCTGCCATGAGTTCTTAA